The DNA window GATTATTTGAAGGGCTTTAGATACCCCAAGATAGCTTGGCTCTGGATCTGCAATATTCCAACCTCCTCACAATCACTGACAATCAAATACCAGCCTTGTAGAATGTCTAATGTAGCTGTGATTTATTTTGGGGAACTTTAGCTAACAAAATAAAGGGGTCTATCAGGTAACCCTTTATCCCACCCCCCAGTGTGTCTTTGGGAATGGCAGTGAGGTTTTTGTTTAAATGGGTGGAGAGTAAGTGGTATACTTAGGGAAGCTGTCCTGGTCAAGCTTGGAGTGGCCCATCCATGACTGACCCATTAATGTGTTGTTAATGTGTTACTTGTTGTCATAGTGAGGTCACTAGTCTGGTTTCTTCTTATAAGATGACTGAGTCTGCACCAGGGTCACTCCCCACACTCCGTGATTAATGACCTCTTGCAGGGGAGAGGAGCTCTGTCTTGGAAGATTGTGCTTTTTCCTGGGATTTAAGGTGAAAGGTTTAGCCAAGGTAtaggggagagacacagagagaaggttGAGACACCAGCCTTTGTCTTGTTGCTTTTTGGTTACCTTTGGGCCAAAGTGAGGAGTCGATGACTTAGCAAAAGCAGCTTCTAAGTGCCTGTTCCAACTTGGAAATATTCTGGCAGGAGTGGGTTAATTACAAAATGTTCCTTAttcctcaccagagactattcTTCCCTGGCGATTTGACAACTTCTTACATGAATAAAAATTACCCCCTTCCCCTTCAGGCCATAATGTTTCCAATATGCTtcatgatttgtttattttaagctCCCTGTCATTTTTACAgtatctgcctgcctgtccctgtctttctgtctctctctctgtctctgtctgtctgtctctgtctgtctgtctgtctgtctgtctgtctgtctgtctgcctctctctctctctctctctctctctctctctctctctctctgtcaactGAAATCAAaattgaggaaatacctccataagattggcctgTAGTCACGTCTGTGTGGCataagcaagccatggggagcaagtaagcagcactcttctgtggcttctgctttggttcctgtttccaggttcctgacttccttctgtgatgtggaagtgaaaACCGAATAAAGCCTttcttctccaacttgctttGGGCCATGGTGTTTACCACAGTAGTAGAAAGCAAATCGAGACAGAATTGACGCAGACAGTCGGCTTTCACACAGCGAGCCGTAGCCTTTGTGCGTTGTTCCAGAGTAGAGCTTGTACTTCAGTGTATTTTCTAGGCACCTTCCGTAGCAGAGTAACTTTGGAAACTTAGTGGAAACACAGACTCTCCAGGCATCTGAGCTCTAAGAAGTCACAGTCTGCATTTCAGCAAGGTCCTCCCTCAGTAAGGCCACAAAGTTGGAGACACCGTAGTCTAAGAGAGAACAGGAAGGCAGGATGTGGTGTTCCAGGGGACTCTTGTGTGTAGCATCTGAAAAGAATCTACCAAACCAGTGGGAAGATGGGAGTGAACAAGGGAGGATGTGCATTTCAAgggaaaaggggtgtgtgtgtgtgtgtgtgtgtgtgtgtgtgtgtgtgtgtgtgtgtgtgtgtttcctcccCGTGGtcaaacatgctggcacaattgAGCAGCGACCAAGTGTGTTAAAgatccaaataaaaataatttgccaactttttaatattttggttTGAAGCTTAGTTTGGGCTCTATTTTATGTCACTGATGTTTGACaaacttttcttctttgaaaaaaagaaagggaggaagaaaggaagaaggaaagagaaaggaagaaggaaagagaaagaaaagctccATTCTGTCATACTATAGACTCCATAAGGTGCACTAGAGTCATCCACTCCGCTCACATGTCATTTAGGGGTTTTCCTTTTTTATGCTGTTCTTCAGCTTCTCCATAGTTTGTATAGACTTCGTCAGTACTCTGTTCCAAGCAGTTTTGTGGTAATGTTAGGTAATGTAGCAGGCTAGGGGGCATGTTTGTTCTGTACTAATGCAGATGTGTGTAGGAATACCACAGTAAATCAGTGTGGAATGAAGATGACTTCGAGTGGAAGTCCAGATTTGACTCTGTTGTGCTCCTAATTGTTAGATTTTTCTGTTGTATCTAAATCCATAGATGTTAAATAGTAGTTTACAGAAGAGTAAAGGAAGCAATCCTTTTTCATATTGGAGAAGCAGCCCTAAGTAGTGAGGCTCAACCTTTACATAAAGGACCTTCTAGATGTTTctctttacttaaaaaaattcaCAAGAGTTTGCATCatcagatttttttcaatttacttTTTTTATGGTGGAAAAAGaagtatatatttagaattaacCATCTGGACTCACTTTAGATGATGCCAATCTTGTTGGCAGCATCTAGAGCATCATAATCAGGAGCCAAGCGAACATACACCTTCTTCTCTCGGTCAGGCCGTATCAGGGTATTGACTTTAGCCACATCAATGTCATAGAGTTTCTCCACAGCCTGTTTGATCTGGTGTTTGTTGGCCTTGATATCCACAATGAGCACAAGCGTGTTGTCCTCTATTTTCTTCATGGCCGACTCGGTGGTCAGTGGGAATTTGATGATAGCAGAGTGGTCAAGCTTGTTTCTCCTGGGTGCactctttccaggatattttggCTGCCTCCGGAGCTGCAGGGTCTTGGGCCGCCGGAAAGTGGGTGACGTTCGGATCTTCTTTTTGTGGCTGTGGACACCTTTCAGCACTGCCTTCTTAGCTTTCAAGGCCCTCGCTTTGGTTTCGGCTTTGGGAGGGGCAGGAGCTTCCTTCTTCGTTTTTGGCGCCATCTTGGCGAAAAGGGTTGCCCAGCCtcaacttactttttaaaatccatttattctctcatacattatatcTCCACTCTagttccctcttcttcctttcctcccagttttcctacccacctcttccctccccattcactcttcctctgtttcacttcagaaaagggcaggcctcccagtgATGTCAACCAAACATAATATATTAAGTTGTAGTAAGATTAGGCACCTCCCTTCATAAAAAAGCTGGATGAGGCAATCCAGTAGAAGGACAAGGGTTCCCAAAGCAGTCAAAAGCATCAGAaatagtgcccctcccccactgggAGTCCCACAGAACACAaagctacacaactataacatatATACAGGACTAGGTTAGACCATGCAGGCTTCCTGATTGTTGGTTCAGGGTCAGTGAGTCCCTatgagtccaggttagttgattctgtggtggtttgtgtgtgtgtgtgtgtgtgtgtgtgtgtgtgtgtgtgttatacctTGACcccttctggctcctacaatccttcctccccttcttctgcgGGATTCTCTGAGTGccacttaatgtttggctgtgggtctatgcatctgcttctatcagttgctgggtgacACCTCTGCTGACAATTGGGCTAGGCAGTAATCTAtgaatatatcaaaaatatagcaaaatatcattagaaatcattcCATTGACTTTTTCCAGTCATGTTCGGTTCTATCCTCGGTCTCTGGGCCATCTGGCTTCTGGTTTTTGGCCCTCCAGGCAGTATCTGAGGTAGACTGTCTTGTGGCATGGGTCTCACGATAGTGCAGTCATTGGTTAGCCACACTCACAGTTTCTGTGCCACCCTTACCTCAGCACTTAAGAACCAGATAACATCTACAAACCAAACAGTCTAATTAAGAactggggtacagatctaaacagagaattatcaACAAAAGAATTACAACTAGCTGAGAAACACttgaagaaatattcaatatccttagccatcagggaaatgggaATCAAAATGGCTATGAGATTCCGTCTTATGCTTATCACAGTGGCTGACATCAAAGCCACAAATGTTAATTCCTGGCTGCAAGGATGTGTGGAGCAACGGGCACATTCCTCCAGTGATGGTGGGAATGCAAACGTGTAAATCAGTATTGCGTTTTCACAGAGaattgggactttttttttttaatgattttaagcTTTTTATTTTCCCCAATAATTACATTACAGCacaaaaatagcatttgaaatggaaTTTAATCTAGAAATGTGTTATGTCGTTCATGCTGGCTTTGAACATTATGGGTTAACTGACCTCTTGGCTCATCCTCCAGAGTATCTGGAACTAAAGGTTTTTGGCATTGGTCCTGGTCACCGTAAAATAACTTCTATatgtagaaggaaaacaaaacaattgcaTGGCTTCAAGGTAGTGGTCTAGAACCAGACTGCTCATATCTCGGAGGTATTACTTTAACGGAGAAATGTTATTAATCTTCAGAGGATGATTGAAAAAATAACTATCCTCCAAAATATTAACTTTTAGAAGTTCCTCCTTATAAAttccacacttgtatgagtggCATATGTGAATAGGTAATTGATGTTCAAAACCAGGAATGGACCTCATGTGGGATAACAGTGTTGACGATTACACAAAACTCTAgcattcctcctccttccctctgggGCATCACACCATGAACACCTTTTGTTCTCCCAAAGGTCCAGGAGCCGCTGGTCACTCTTCAAAGCCTTTCTCACTGATGTTCATCTCCTTCCTTTCTAGTCTACTTATGAGACTATTTAATACAGAACATCACTTTGAGAGCTTTTGACAGTTCTGAAAATTTCAATTGCatcttctttaaaattttgcATACCTCAGCTGCTGAGACTTTCTTGGTTTTGGCTTCAAGAGGCTTCACAGTTCTTGGTAGAAGCATTTCTATCACAGATGGTCTAAAATCTTTGCTATAGAACACCAGGGTAATTTGGATGACATCACCTCTGAGTCCATGGTGCTTCTATCTCTGTTGTAATGTCTCTATACTCTTTGCCCATGTGAGTTTTAATATTTATAACAGCTAATTGTCTTGAGTAACTTCATACTATATCTTGGAGACTGGAGCTATAATTTTCTACTCGACAGATTTTATAAAGAATGTTAATGATTTCGCTTTACAATGTAGTTGAGTATATTCTGCAGTTCTAGGTCACAGATCCCAATCTGTCTTTTGTGGACTGTGGTTCAAATATCTGTTTACTTCTTCAAGCCGTTGTAATTCCCAGATCTTTTTCTTCCTGTAGCTCAAAGGTTTGGTTTAATTGCATTGTCCTATTTACTTCTAGTCTTCCTGTGTGTAGAGAAGACAAAATCAAACAGGCATTGGAAGTCCTTGGCTTAATCTATTGTAGTCTAACTCCATTGGACAGAAgggaagatctctctctctctctctctctctctctctctctctctctctctctcttttattaacttgagtatttcttatttacatttcgagtgttattccctttcccgatttccgggcagacatctccctaatccctccccctgcccttcgttatgggtattcccctccccaccctccccccattgccgccctccccccaacaatctagttcactgggggtt is part of the Rattus norvegicus strain BN/NHsdMcwi chromosome 4, GRCr8, whole genome shotgun sequence genome and encodes:
- the Rpl23al6 gene encoding large ribosomal subunit protein uL23-like; the encoded protein is MAPKTKKEAPAPPKAETKARALKAKKAVLKGVHSHKKKIRTSPTFRRPKTLQLRRQPKYPGKSAPRRNKLDHSAIIKFPLTTESAMKKIEDNTLVLIVDIKANKHQIKQAVEKLYDIDVAKVNTLIRPDREKKVYVRLAPDYDALDAANKIGII